The sequence below is a genomic window from Sinorhizobium terangae.
GAGCTATAGCGGTCGGGCGATTCACATCGCCATCAATCGTGCAATCATACTATTGAAGCAATCGCGCCCAGGGTTTGACCAAGCTCAGATAGACATTCATCAGCCTCTGGAGGTGATCGATCACACGCTGATCGTCCAAAACCGGCACTTTGGAATGTCGACGAACCATATAGAGCGTACGCGTTAGGGCAGGCTTTATTATGCGGCGAGCGACGAGCGTTCCTTCGCGCACTTCTTTAGCGATCAGACCATAAGGCACGATCATCGCCGCGGTACCAAAGGCAAGTGAATCGACCGAATGAACTTCACGGGCGATGCGAACATCGAGCGACAACCTTCTGGCTTCGCTTTCGACAATATGGCGCAGAACGCCGCGTTCACCACCAATTGCGAGCTCGTATTGCAGGGCCTCTGTAAATTCGATGCTTTCTTCCTGTGCGGCTTGGCTGGAAGCGGTGACGAACAGAAGATCCTCTTCCAGGACGGCTGTTCGTTTCAAGCCGGACCATTCACCGACATTGTTGAGGAATGCGACATCGACTTGTCCCGCTTCCAAAGCATGCAACAGAGCCGGTGGTCGCTCTTCAACGACACGGATCGTGACATCCGGCATTGTTTGATGCGCATCGGCCAAGAGATCCTGGCCGAGTAGCGTTGACATTGTTCGGCCGACTCCGAGCCGCAATTCGATCCGCTTTGCCGCCTTGAGCGCGCGGACTTCGTTGGCTGCCGTTGCGACATCGTCGAGAATATGCTGCGCGTGCGTGTAGAGAAGCCTTCCCGCCGGCGTCGGAGTGATGCCGCGTGAGTGCCGCACAAGCAATTCGATGCCGAGCTCGCCTTCGAGCTGCTTGATCTGCGAGCCGAGCGCAGGTTGCGCGACGTTCAACATGTCGGCCGCAGCCGTCATGTTGCCAAGTTCGACAACCTTGCGGAAATAGGTCAATTGCCGAAAATTTATGCCGCAGCCCTCCCGAAGTGTGACGACATTGTTTCGTCCGCACTTGAGGGATCAGTCCGCCCCTTTAATCAAGACTACGGCGCACGCGTATCTTTCACGCATGCGCCTTTCTTGACAAGCGTCAAATGAACGCCTGCTCAACCGGTGAATTGGGTAATCGTGTCGATCAGCGCGGGAACGCCGCTTTTCACTTTGGCGATCGCACGCTCCAGCGCCGGGCCGACGTCTGCCGGATCCTCGATCGGGCCTTCGGCATACCAGCCGCACCCTCGGGCCAGCGTTGCAAAATCGGGCGCAGGATCAAACAGGTCCATGCCGATATGAGCGCGGTTGACCGGCGTCCCGCGCTGTTCGGCCACGGTCACCTGGTGTTCCCAATCATTGTAATAGGCGCGGTTGTTGTGCATGACGCAGAGGAACGGCACTTTGTGCTTGGCGGCGAACCAAAGCGCACCGACATCGAAGAGCAGATCGCCGTCTGTCTGGCAATTGACGACGAGGCGTCCAGTGCCACGATGTGCGAGAGCGATGCCGAGAGAAAGCCCGATTTGTGTTCCGGGCCCCAGACCTCTGCCCGTCCAGCGATAATGCTTTTCGAAATCCCAGAGTTTGGGCGCCCAGTCTTCGAACGGGTTCGTCGTCAGGACCCAGTCCTCATACCTGATCTTCGCCCACACCTCAGTTGCTAGGCGCGGCAGTGTAATCGGGCTCGCATTCCAGTTCTCAAGCGCTTCCTCGCGCCATTTCGCGCGCTGGGCATCATGCATCCTGGCCACCGCGTTCGACCGCTCCTCGATACGCCTTGCAAGCCTTCTATCTTCCCTGGAACGTTCTGAAATCAGCGAGGTGAGCGCCGGCATTGCAAGGGCCGGATCGGCAAGCAGCCGCTGCGAACAGTCGGGATAGCGCTGACAATCGGCTGCCCATTTGGAAATCTCGATATCGGCAAAGCCGATGTCCAGCCACTCGCATCCCTTCGGGAAAAGTGGTTGCAGCGTACGGTTGATCCGGTCGTTGACATGGGTCGGCCGCTCCCAGTCCCGGCAATCGAGCAAGGTGATAAGATCGGCCTCTTTGAAGACATCCTTGTTCATACGCATGTCGAGTGGATGCTCGGTCGGGAAGTTCAGTCGCCATTGCGTATCAACGACGGGTGCACCGAGCGCCTCGGCAAGCGCGACCATATTGGAAAAGCCGTTCGGGTCGCAGCCTACATATTGCGGCAGCAACACCGGCCATTCGGCCGAAACGAGGCGGTCGGCAGCCTCTTCCAACGCTTTCGGATCGGGCGCCATGCGGCTCGGCACCGTTGCCGAAGCCGGCGACGGCAAGGTAACCGGCGCGGCAAGCGGCGCTTCCTGCAGCGCGGCATCATAGACCATATAGATCGGACCGCGCGGCTCCGTCATCATGATCGAATAGGCGCGGGCGAAACTGTCGACGACACCGTCGATGCCACCCGGCTGGTAATCCCACTTGACATAGTCGCGCACCTGGGTGCCCTGGACATTGGCCGTATGAGCCCAATCGACACGCGGACGCCGCTTTCCCTCGTCCATCGGGCCGGTGGCGCCGATCAGGAAAACCGGCGCACGGTCAGTATAGGCGGTATAGACGCCGAGCGTCGCATGAAGCAGACCGACAACGTTGTGGACGATCACAGCAAGCGGCTTCCCCGTGGCCTTGGCATAGCCATGCGCGATCTCGACGGCGATTTTTTCATGCAGGCAGACCAGCATTTCCGGCGCATTGCCATTGTGATTGACAAGCGAGTCGTGCAGACCGCGATAACTGGCGCCTGGATTGAGCGTGATGAAGGGAAAGCCGTATTGCTTGATCAGATCGGCGATCACATCGGACTGCCATCCGGATGGTGCGGCACTTTCGCTCTCCTCCAGCGCCTTGGCCTTCGGGTCAACCTTCTCCTGCATCGTCATGCATTCCGCTCCTTTGACAAGAAGTGAGCGGCGGAGGACCGCCGCCCCACATAGGCATTTGCCGGTCAGTCCTTCTTGAGTGCGTGCTTCAAGAAGTCGACCATTTCCGGCGATTGATCGAGTGCCTTCTTGACCAGATTAGCGACCTCATCACCAACGGCCGGGTCGAGCGGCAGGCCGAGCTTGTTGGCTTTGGCGATGAATTCCGGATCGGATATCGCTGCAGAATAAGCGTCCCGCAACGTCTTCAAGATGTCGTCAGGAATTCCCTCCGGACCGACGGTAAGGCGCGAGATGTCGCTCTGCGATTCGACGAGTGCGATGGCCTTTTGCGCTTCCTTGTTGTCAACCAAGGTTGCCAACTGAGGAACATCGGTATCCGAGCCACCAATCTGCGCAAGGAACTTGCCATGGCCTTCCTTGACGAAGGGTTCGAAGCTCGACCGAGAGCTGATCACACCCTGTACTTCGCCCCGCATGATGGCGAGCTGGTCGTCATTGCCGCTGTAGCCGCTGATGACATCAATCGGCAGCTTCAATGCGCTAACAAGGATCGTTGTATTGACCTCGGACGCACTGCCTGCTCCCGATGTGGAGAACTTCAGCTTCTTGTCGAGATTCTGCAGTTCCTTGAAATCCTTGATATTGGCATCAGCCGCGACCACAACGACACGCGGGTCCGAGGCTGCCTTGCCGATCCACGACATCTTCGTAAGGTCGAACCTGACGCCTTCATTCCCAGAGAGCTGGCTGTAGACGAGCCCCGTGTTGAAGCTGCCGATCGTCAAGCCGTCCGGGCTCGACGCGGCGATGTAATTCGCGCCAAGCAGGTTGCCGGCCCCGGGCATATTGCGCACGACAAAGGTCGAACCCGGCAGATGTTTCTGCATGAACTCGCAGACCAGCCGGCCATAGGTGTCATAACCACCGCCGGGTTCAGTCGCGATGATATAATTGACCGTCTTACCATTGAAGTATTCTGGCCCTGATTGCGCCGTGGCAATCGTTGCCCATCCACATGCGAGGAGAGCGGCACCAACTGCGATGCCTCTCGGATAAATGCTCATTGAACTCCTCCCTTTCGCTCTGCAATGTTGCCGCAAAACTTCGGCAACGTGGCTGCCCAACCAGCCAATTCCTCCAAACGGCAAGCCTCGCCGGCCGCGCAGATCCAATCCGACCGCGCTGCACGCTCACGTCTTTTCAAGTGACGACGGACACGTCATGGACGGCGCCACTTCGCCCCATGGGGCAACGGCTCATGAAGCCATTTGCGCCCGTGCCCCGGAGAAGTGGATGTTGATGTTCTTCTCCTGTGTCGCGGCAAGCAGTTCCTCGAGACACTCCTCGCGTCCCAGTCCAGACTGCTTGTAGCCGCCGAAGGGCGCCCCGAGCACGTGCCGGCTGGTGCTGTTTACCCAAATGTAGCCAGCCTGAACGGCCGCCGCCGTCCGGTGCGCCTTTTCGAGGTCGTTGGTGTAGATCGATGATGTCAGCCCGTATTCGACGCAATTGACGTCTTTCAGCATGGCTTGCTCGTCAGACCACCGGATGACCGACTGCACCGGACCGAAGATCTCTTCCATCGCGATACGCATCGATTGCTTTACGTCGACGAAGACCGTCGGCTCTATAAAGCAGCCTTCGGCAAGCTCCGGATCATCGGGTCGTTTGCCGCCATAGACGACGCGCGCGCCCTCCGACTTGCCGGTTTCGATGAAGCCAAGAACCTTTTCGTAATGCGCGCGGCTGATCAGCGACCCCATGGTCGTTGCAGGGTCGGTTGGCAGGCCAGGCTTGAAGCGGCTGATATATTTGCCAATGCGCTCAACAACTTCGTCATGAATGGCATCATGCAGGAAGAGGCGGCTCATCGAGCCGCAGGATTGGCCGCACCAGGCGTAATTCATGCCGGCGACGGCTGCCGCCGCCACACGATCCGGATCGGCATCCGGAAAGGCGATGAGCGCGTTCTTGCCTCCAAGCTCCAGCGCCACCTTCTTGAGAGTGTCGGCTGCCGAACGCATCACCGCTCGGCCAGTCGGTACGCTGCCAACGAGCGAGACGGCCGCAATCGATGGATGCGATGACAAGACCTGGCCAAGCTCGCGACCGCCGGTCAGCACATTGAGCGTGCCGGCAGGGAAAAGCGGGCCGATCAATTCTGCCAGACGGAGCCCTGACAATGGCGCCTGCTCGGACGGCTTCAGGATGACGGCGTTGCCGGCTGCCAAGGCGGAGGCGATCTTGCTCGCGCAGAACTGGAACGGATGATTGAATGCCGTAATTCTGGCCACGATACCGAGCGGTTCTCGTACCGAGAAGTTTACGGCATCCGGGCCAACCGGGATCGACGCTCCCTTCATCTCGGTCACCAGACCCGCGAAAAACTCAAATCTTTGGACGGCCGAGACCGCATCCTTGACCATCGGTGTCATCGGATTGCCGCCATCGACCGCATCGAGCAAGGTCAGCTCCGGCCCGTGGCGGCGAATGACGGCCGCCGCTTCCTTCATGATCTTGCCCCGCTCAAGCGGCAGGACTTTGCGCCATTCTTCAAAACCTTCCTGCGCCGCAGCAATCGCCAGTTCCGCATCTTCGAGGGTCGCTTCCGGAACCGGTCCGAGGTTCTCGCCGGTTGCCGGGCTGATGCTGTGTTTCACTCCGCCCTTGACGGGAGCGTGCCAGCTGCCGCCGTAGAAGAGTCCGCGCTCCGCCGGGAAAACGATATCTCCCATTACTTCCATTCCTCCCACATCAGCCCGACCGACGATCGTTAGCCCATCAAAGAGCGGGTTGGATCGATTCCGATCGCCGCGCCGGCGACGTGGCCGCCGAGCCCCGATAATTTCCATATTTGATCAGGTTCTGCCGCTGAGCCTCGTTGCGCGGCTCCAGCTTGAAAAGGCGGGCCGCCGTTCCACCGATGATGTTGTGCTTCGCCTTGTCGCTTAGGAAAGGGAGATCCCAGATGGTCGACGGCAGGTCGAAATCCCAGTGAGGATAATCCGAGGCATACATCAGCTGCGTTTCGGCATTCATCATCCGGAACGTCGTTTCCAGGGCCTGCATATCCTGGATCTCCATCGGCTGGGTGGAATAGAACATGTCCCGCATGTAGTCCGATGGTTTCTTCTTCAGAAGCGGACATTCCGAGGGGCGGAGCATGAATTCGTGGTCGAGCTTCTGCATGAGGAAGGGGATCCATGCGAGCCCGGATTCAATCCAGATAACCGGCAGCTTGGGGAAACGCTCGCCCATTCCGTTCACGACCCAGTTGGTGCAGTGCAGGATGCTGAACCAGCTAAAGCCGAGAGCGTGCGCGGAAATAAAGCGATTGCAGCTTTGGAAGGTCGAAGAGTTCCAATTCGGCCCCGAATGGAAAGCAAGCGCAAGCCCACGTTCTTCCAGAGCCCGGTAGAGCTTCATATAGGCGTTGTCATAGACGGCCATCTTCTCTCGAACGGAAGTGACCATGAAACCGCCCACGCCCTTGCGGTCGCCGAAGGTCTCCACCATGCGCAGACAGCCTTCCGGATCGCTGAAAGGCAGGCCCAGCATCGTGTACATACGACCCTGCGATTCCGGCAGGACTTTCTCGGTCACCCAGCGGGCATAGGCCCAGGACAGTTCGAACTCCATCTCCTTCTGGGGATGCAGGCCGATGTTCAGCATGCCTGTCGGGAAAAGGCATGAATAGTCGACCCCCATTGCGTCCATCCAGCGGAAGCCGAGCTCGACATCCCGCTTCGGTCCCTTCTCGACGGGCGTCTTCTCCGAGGACCGCATGGGATAGCGGGTTACCCGCCCACCCATGTCCTGCCAGCCGTAGCCGACCGGCGAAATATGGCCGCGTCCTTTGGTGCGGCTGGAAAGCGAGAGCTGTTTGAAGACCTCGTTTTCCATAAAGGGGATGATCTCGGAGAGATTCTCATTCTCGTAATGATGCGCATCGCAATCTACGATCAGCACATCTTCATATCTGCGGTCACGCGCCTGCTTGGCTGCATGGTCGAGTAGCCTGGTCGTGTTGAGGTCTTCGATTGGCACGCGGCGGCCGCGATCGGATATAAGGTCCATGGTAGCATCGCTTTCAATGAGAGTGTCTGACTGGGGCAAGCTGCGGGCTATCGCGAACTCCAGCTCTGCCAAAGAGCGAGCTCGAACACCTGCAGATCGACGGCTTTGAGCAGCGCACCGCACAGAACCATTGCATCGGTTGCGGTCACCGTCGTCTGTTCGCTCAGCGCGTCAAAATGATTGCCCCGTTCATCATTTGCCGCATAGAGCCGACAAAGCGCACCCATGAGCGCCTGCTGTGCGCGAACATCGATGCAGCCTGGATCATCATCTGAAACGGCCTGCTCGATCTCGGCCGCAACTGCCAGCATCGAAGCAGACAATTGATGGAGGGGCTGAGATTCAGGTGATGGCTGCGCCGGAATCCGGCGCAATATCTCGACCTGCGGCGCGGCCCCTGCCTCACCCTGCTTCTTGCGCTCCACGATCCGCGCCGCTTCGGTTCCAGATTCGATGCCTTTGAAAACAGCCTTCACGAAGGCCACCTTTTCCGCCGCATCAGGCTCACAGGCGGCGACCATGCGTTCAGACGACGACATAGATATCCTCCCCCTTCTGCAGGACTTCATATTTGCGCAAGCGGACCCTTCGGTCGGCAATGTGCTGGCCGGTGCGCATGTCATATTCATAGCCATGCCAGGGACAGGCGAAGCTCATGTCCTTCTCGGAAAAGAAGAGCCCCATTGATGTCTTGTCAGGTCGTAGGCGCTCCTCGACCCGCGCGATGATCAGCCCTTCGCAAGCCGGTCCACCCTGGTGAACGCAGTAATTGCTATAGGCGAAAAATTCGCCCTCGTGCCTGAACACGCCAATTTCATCATCGCCGATCCGGATGATCCGCCGTTCACCTTCCTTGAATTCGAACGACTTACAGACGTATTGCTCGCCCAAAATTGACCTCCCTTGACCACAGCTTTGGAGCACCGTTCATTTGCCGACATACTCGGCTTTGCTGCGATGCTCTGTTGTGCGCAGCATTCGACGGCACTGGCGTCGCGTCCAGAACATTCGCTTTAGCTTAGCGATAGCTTTTTCTTTGGTCTGCGTTATAGTTTTGAATTCATTGGAGAAATTAGAGAGATCGCCAGCGCGCGCACGCGTCTATCCGCGAATATGACGGCATTCCTTGGCAGCAACGAGCTCTCCGCCCTTGTGAGTTCGTCCTTCCGACGATGCAATGGAACTTCGATTTCCCATGGGGAGCTTAAGCCACGACCGGCGCTCTGTTGCGATCGATCGGGGCCGACGCGGCATTGGCTTTAAAAATATCGAGTGACGATCGCCGCATATCGATATCGGCCTTTCCGCTGGATGACGGATGAAAAGCCCATTGTCCGCGGCACGAGAAACGGCCGACGCTTTGACCGGTGCCGCGAGCGGCAAGCAGCTGGAAAACGATAGCCGGCCGGAACACAAGTCCCGGCCGGCGCGGTCATTTTTACGATCGAGATCAGGCGGTTTCAAACATCCTCGCCGAAGGGGCGGGCGCAGACGCCCCGCGAGCACCGCACTTCATCGGCTTGCCGGCGACATAAACTTCGGCCACCGAGCGATCGTCGCCCATCGTCTGTAGGATGAAAAGCTCCTCGGTCAGCGAAGACGCCACCTGCATCCGGAGCTCCATCGCGGGTTTCGCGCGGCTGTCGAGAACGACGATGTCCGCGTCGGCGCCGACGTGGAGCGAGCCAATGCAATGCTCGAGATCGAGCGCGCGGGCGTTACCCAGCGTCATCATGTAGAAAGAGTTGAGCGGCGAAAGCCGCTGGCCCTGGAGATGCAGCACCTTGTAGGCCTCGTCCATGGTCTCCAGCATCGAGAAGCTCGTTCCAGCGCCGACATCGGTCGCAACCGAATAGCGGGCGCCGAGCCTGTCGAAGCGATCGCGGTCGAACAAGCCGCTGCCGAGGAAGAGATTGGACGTCGGGCAGAACACGCCGACCGCTCCGGTCTCGGCCAGCACGGATATCTCGCGGTCGCTCAGATGGATGCAATGGCCGAGCAGCGTCTTGCGACCGAGAAGATCATAGCGCGCGTAGATATCCGTGTAGTCCTTCGCCTGCGGATAAAGCGAGGTTGCGAAGGCGATCTCGTCCTTGTTTTCCGAAAGATGCGTCTGGACGTAACAGTCCGGATGTTCCGCCACGAGCGCCCGGCTCATCTCCATCTGCCCGGGCGTCGAGGTAATAGCGAAACGCGGGCTGATCGCATAATGCGCCCGACCACGGCCATGCCATTTGGCGATCAGGCGCTTGGTCTCCTCATAGCCCTTCTCAGGCGTGTCGGTGAGTGCCTCCGGTGCGTTGCGGTCCATCATCACCTTGCCGCCGACCATCCGCATGTTGCGCGCCTCTGCCGCGTTGAAGAAGGCATCGACGCTTTCCGGATGCACGGAGCAGTAGGCGACCGCCGTCGTGGTGCCGTTGGCGAGCAATTCGTCCATGAAGCGGCCGGCGATGAAGGCCGCATGCTCAGGCGCTTTGAACTTCTGCTCTTCGACGAAGATATAGGTGTTCAGCCACTCCAGAAGCTGCGCTCCGTAGGAGGCGATCGCCTGCGTCTGCGGGAAGTGCAGATGCGTGTCGATAAGACCGGGCAGGACGAGATGGGGACGATGATCGGCGACCTTCACGCCGTCGCCCGCCTGTTTCGCGACGTCAGCATGGGCACCGACACCGGCGACCTTGCCATTCCGGACAAGCACGGCGCCATCCTCGAAAAAGCGGTAGGAAGCGGTGTCATCGATGCCCTCGGGCTCCTTGACGAAGGTCAGCACCCGGCCACGGATCAGCAACTCGCTCATTGAAGCTTTCCTTCCTTCACCGCCGTTTCATACCAGGAGACCAGCAGGCGGCGTTCTTCTTCGGTTATACCGGTAACATTGGCGGGCGGCATGGCATGCGAGCGCCCGGCCTGCAGATAGATTTCGCGGGCATGCGCGACGATTTCGCCGTCGTTTTCCAGGACGACGCCCTTCGGCGGCACGATGAGCCCCTCCCAGCCGGGCTCCTTGGCATGGCACATGGAGCAGCGGCCGAGCACGGTGTCGCGCACCTTTTCGAAGTCCGCCGACGCGACAACGGACTGTTCGGCCGTTGAAGCTTGGGCTTCGCCGCCTTGGGAAAGAATCTTGGGCACGGTCGAGAGCCACATGATCACGATGAAGAGCACAGCGGTGACGAGCCAGGTCCAGGTCGGGCTGCCCTTGCGGGCGTGCCGGGTGTTGAACCAGTGGCGGATCGTGACCCCCATCAGGAAGACGAGCGAAGCGATCATCCAGTTGTACTGGGTGCCGAAGGCCAGCGGATAGTGGTTCGACAGCATCAGGAACAGAACGGGCAGCGTCAGGTAGTTGTTGTGGGTCGAGCGCTGCTTTGCCTGCTTGCCGAGCGCCGGATCGGGCGTCCGGCCCGCGATCAGATCGGCAACGACCTTCTTCTGGTTCGGAATGATGATGAAGAACACGTTCGCCGACATGATCGTCGCCGTGAAGGCGCCGAGATGCAGATAGGCGGCCCGGCCGGTGAAGAGCTGGGTGTAGCCCCAGGCAACACCCACAAGCACGAAATAGAGCAGCACCATCAGCCGGGTGTTGTCGTTGCCGAGCGGCGAGCGACAGACGGTGTCATAGGCGAGCCAGCCGAAAACAAGCGAGGCGAGCGAAATGGCGATCGCCGTCGGCTTCGACACGTCGAGTACGTTCGGATCGATCAGATAGAGGTCGGCACCGGCATAGTAGACAAGGGCAAGCATTCCGAAGCCGGAAAGCCAGGTGACGTAGGACTCCCATTTGAACCAGATCAGGTGCTCGGGCATGTTTTCCGGCGCCACCAGATATTTCTGGATGTGATAGAAGCCGCCACCGTGGACCTGCCATTCCTCGCCATAGGCGCCGACCGGCAGGCCCTGCCGCTGTCTCAAGCCAAGGTCGAGCGCGACGAAGTAGAAGGACGAACCGATCCAGGCGATGCCGGTGATGACATGCAGCCATCTCACGGCAAATGTCAGCCAGTCCCAGGCAATGGCAAATTCATACATGCAGCTCTCCCATTTTTCTGGGCGGCATTATGTGTCATTGCTTGGGCAGGGGAGAACGCCGCGCGACCACCAACTCTTTCAAAAAAAACTATAAAATCGAAGGAGCGCGGATACGCTACTGCATGGCCCGTTAAATCGGAGTCGATTTGGGAATAAAATTGTGCAGAAATTCAAAGCGTTAAAACGACCTTTCGCACGCTGAAGCGCGCCGGTCGGCATCGGAGGAGCATAGGCGGGAGGCATGTCTTATCTCGATAATGTACGCGTTTTCGTGCGTGTCG
It includes:
- a CDS encoding LysR family transcriptional regulator, with amino-acid sequence MTYFRKVVELGNMTAAADMLNVAQPALGSQIKQLEGELGIELLVRHSRGITPTPAGRLLYTHAQHILDDVATAANEVRALKAAKRIELRLGVGRTMSTLLGQDLLADAHQTMPDVTIRVVEERPPALLHALEAGQVDVAFLNNVGEWSGLKRTAVLEEDLLFVTASSQAAQEESIEFTEALQYELAIGGERGVLRHIVESEARRLSLDVRIAREVHSVDSLAFGTAAMIVPYGLIAKEVREGTLVARRIIKPALTRTLYMVRRHSKVPVLDDQRVIDHLQRLMNVYLSLVKPWARLLQ
- a CDS encoding thiamine pyrophosphate-binding protein — encoded protein: MTMQEKVDPKAKALEESESAAPSGWQSDVIADLIKQYGFPFITLNPGASYRGLHDSLVNHNGNAPEMLVCLHEKIAVEIAHGYAKATGKPLAVIVHNVVGLLHATLGVYTAYTDRAPVFLIGATGPMDEGKRRPRVDWAHTANVQGTQVRDYVKWDYQPGGIDGVVDSFARAYSIMMTEPRGPIYMVYDAALQEAPLAAPVTLPSPASATVPSRMAPDPKALEEAADRLVSAEWPVLLPQYVGCDPNGFSNMVALAEALGAPVVDTQWRLNFPTEHPLDMRMNKDVFKEADLITLLDCRDWERPTHVNDRINRTLQPLFPKGCEWLDIGFADIEISKWAADCQRYPDCSQRLLADPALAMPALTSLISERSREDRRLARRIEERSNAVARMHDAQRAKWREEALENWNASPITLPRLATEVWAKIRYEDWVLTTNPFEDWAPKLWDFEKHYRWTGRGLGPGTQIGLSLGIALAHRGTGRLVVNCQTDGDLLFDVGALWFAAKHKVPFLCVMHNNRAYYNDWEHQVTVAEQRGTPVNRAHIGMDLFDPAPDFATLARGCGWYAEGPIEDPADVGPALERAIAKVKSGVPALIDTITQFTG
- a CDS encoding Bug family tripartite tricarboxylate transporter substrate binding protein; this translates as MSIYPRGIAVGAALLACGWATIATAQSGPEYFNGKTVNYIIATEPGGGYDTYGRLVCEFMQKHLPGSTFVVRNMPGAGNLLGANYIAASSPDGLTIGSFNTGLVYSQLSGNEGVRFDLTKMSWIGKAASDPRVVVVAADANIKDFKELQNLDKKLKFSTSGAGSASEVNTTILVSALKLPIDVISGYSGNDDQLAIMRGEVQGVISSRSSFEPFVKEGHGKFLAQIGGSDTDVPQLATLVDNKEAQKAIALVESQSDISRLTVGPEGIPDDILKTLRDAYSAAISDPEFIAKANKLGLPLDPAVGDEVANLVKKALDQSPEMVDFLKHALKKD
- a CDS encoding aldehyde dehydrogenase family protein produces the protein MGDIVFPAERGLFYGGSWHAPVKGGVKHSISPATGENLGPVPEATLEDAELAIAAAQEGFEEWRKVLPLERGKIMKEAAAVIRRHGPELTLLDAVDGGNPMTPMVKDAVSAVQRFEFFAGLVTEMKGASIPVGPDAVNFSVREPLGIVARITAFNHPFQFCASKIASALAAGNAVILKPSEQAPLSGLRLAELIGPLFPAGTLNVLTGGRELGQVLSSHPSIAAVSLVGSVPTGRAVMRSAADTLKKVALELGGKNALIAFPDADPDRVAAAAVAGMNYAWCGQSCGSMSRLFLHDAIHDEVVERIGKYISRFKPGLPTDPATTMGSLISRAHYEKVLGFIETGKSEGARVVYGGKRPDDPELAEGCFIEPTVFVDVKQSMRIAMEEIFGPVQSVIRWSDEQAMLKDVNCVEYGLTSSIYTNDLEKAHRTAAAVQAGYIWVNSTSRHVLGAPFGGYKQSGLGREECLEELLAATQEKNINIHFSGARAQMAS
- a CDS encoding amidohydrolase family protein, producing MDLISDRGRRVPIEDLNTTRLLDHAAKQARDRRYEDVLIVDCDAHHYENENLSEIIPFMENEVFKQLSLSSRTKGRGHISPVGYGWQDMGGRVTRYPMRSSEKTPVEKGPKRDVELGFRWMDAMGVDYSCLFPTGMLNIGLHPQKEMEFELSWAYARWVTEKVLPESQGRMYTMLGLPFSDPEGCLRMVETFGDRKGVGGFMVTSVREKMAVYDNAYMKLYRALEERGLALAFHSGPNWNSSTFQSCNRFISAHALGFSWFSILHCTNWVVNGMGERFPKLPVIWIESGLAWIPFLMQKLDHEFMLRPSECPLLKKKPSDYMRDMFYSTQPMEIQDMQALETTFRMMNAETQLMYASDYPHWDFDLPSTIWDLPFLSDKAKHNIIGGTAARLFKLEPRNEAQRQNLIKYGNYRGSAATSPARRSESIQPAL
- a CDS encoding Rieske (2Fe-2S) protein, with product MGEQYVCKSFEFKEGERRIIRIGDDEIGVFRHEGEFFAYSNYCVHQGGPACEGLIIARVEERLRPDKTSMGLFFSEKDMSFACPWHGYEYDMRTGQHIADRRVRLRKYEVLQKGEDIYVVV
- the guaD gene encoding guanine deaminase; translation: MSELLIRGRVLTFVKEPEGIDDTASYRFFEDGAVLVRNGKVAGVGAHADVAKQAGDGVKVADHRPHLVLPGLIDTHLHFPQTQAIASYGAQLLEWLNTYIFVEEQKFKAPEHAAFIAGRFMDELLANGTTTAVAYCSVHPESVDAFFNAAEARNMRMVGGKVMMDRNAPEALTDTPEKGYEETKRLIAKWHGRGRAHYAISPRFAITSTPGQMEMSRALVAEHPDCYVQTHLSENKDEIAFATSLYPQAKDYTDIYARYDLLGRKTLLGHCIHLSDREISVLAETGAVGVFCPTSNLFLGSGLFDRDRFDRLGARYSVATDVGAGTSFSMLETMDEAYKVLHLQGQRLSPLNSFYMMTLGNARALDLEHCIGSLHVGADADIVVLDSRAKPAMELRMQVASSLTEELFILQTMGDDRSVAEVYVAGKPMKCGARGASAPAPSARMFETA
- a CDS encoding urate hydroxylase PuuD; translated protein: MYEFAIAWDWLTFAVRWLHVITGIAWIGSSFYFVALDLGLRQRQGLPVGAYGEEWQVHGGGFYHIQKYLVAPENMPEHLIWFKWESYVTWLSGFGMLALVYYAGADLYLIDPNVLDVSKPTAIAISLASLVFGWLAYDTVCRSPLGNDNTRLMVLLYFVLVGVAWGYTQLFTGRAAYLHLGAFTATIMSANVFFIIIPNQKKVVADLIAGRTPDPALGKQAKQRSTHNNYLTLPVLFLMLSNHYPLAFGTQYNWMIASLVFLMGVTIRHWFNTRHARKGSPTWTWLVTAVLFIVIMWLSTVPKILSQGGEAQASTAEQSVVASADFEKVRDTVLGRCSMCHAKEPGWEGLIVPPKGVVLENDGEIVAHAREIYLQAGRSHAMPPANVTGITEEERRLLVSWYETAVKEGKLQ